The Scylla paramamosain isolate STU-SP2022 chromosome 39, ASM3559412v1, whole genome shotgun sequence genome includes a window with the following:
- the LOC135091973 gene encoding zinc finger matrin-type protein 5-like → MVKRYYCDFCDCSYPYSDEAFKKHRTGHHHIKQRRAHYDKFKNARERLEDEAKKSKCRRFLSGQECSFGDSCVFSHLTQAGTEALQQLALEEERQERKMQIPTAQREGLDLSVDSWLKQRKVPLTEDSDALPGPAPDPVEILAPLNTPLPPALLSLPRLPPSLAPVTPQCYLQVEFAEWG, encoded by the exons ATGGTGAAGAGGTACTACTGTGACTTCTGTGACTGTTCCTACCCTTACAGTGATGAGGCGTTCAAGAAGCACCGCACGGGACACCACCACATCAAGCAACGCAGGGCACACTATGATAAATTCAAGA ACGCAcgggagaggctggaggacgAGGCTAAGAAAAGCAAGTGTCGCCGTTTTCTTTCGGGGCAGGAGTGTTCGTTTGGCGACTCCTGTGTGTTCTCCCACCTCACCCAGGCTGGCACTGAGGCACTCCAACAGCTGG CActagaagaagagagacaggaacgCAAGATGCAGATCCCAACGGCACAGAGAGAAGGACTTGACCTCTCTGTTGACTCCTGGCTCAAGCAACGAAAAGTACCACTCACTGAAGACTCTGACGCTCTGCCTGGCCCTGCTCCTGACCCTGTAGAGATCCTGGCACCCCTGAACACCCCTCTGCCACCTGCTTTGCTATCCCTGCCTCGCTTGCCCCCTTCCCTCGCTCCTGTCACACCTCAATGCTACCTTCAAGTGGAATTTGCTGAGTGGGGTTGA